A single Glycine soja cultivar W05 chromosome 14, ASM419377v2, whole genome shotgun sequence DNA region contains:
- the LOC114384853 gene encoding endo-1,4-beta-xylanase 1-like isoform X1, producing the protein MKRFSACCFTSRISKFHSHWKRNHSRSQIMAGIISGPSGSEGVNILLNHDFSSELNSWHLNNCTGYVISAESGNQGGISMESNVNYVVITDRKECWQGLEQDITNRISIGSTYTVSACVGVSGLSQRSSDVIATLKLEYHDSATRYLFIGRTSVNKDSWEKLEGTFSLSTMPHRVIFYLEGPAPGVDLLIRSVEINCSTPNNSTTSTGCVSAGDDNIIINPQFDDGLNNWSGRGCKIMLHDSMNDGKIVPKSGKFFASATERTQSWNGIQQEITGRVQRKLAYEVTALVRIFGNNVSTADVRATLWVQTPDLREQYIGIAKVQATDKDWVTMQGKFLLNGSPSKVVLYLEGPPPGTDILLNNLILKHAAKTPPSTPPDLKNIAFGVNIIENSNLADSTNGWFPLGNCTLSVKTGSPHIIPPMARDSLGSHEFLSGRYILVTNRTQTWMGPAQTITDKVKLFVTYQVSAWVRIGSGSSGPQNVNVALGVDNQWVNGGQTQVSDDMWHEIGGSFRIEKQPSKVMVYVQGPASGVDLMVAGLQIFPVDRHTRFRYLKIQTDKIRKRDVILKFSGLDSGSYANTSVKVIQTQNDFPIGTCISRMNIDNEDFVNFVVKHFNWAVFENELKWYWTEPQQGNFNYKDADNLLSLCQKHKIQTRGHCIFWEVDETVQQWIKSLNKNDLMTAVQNRLNGLLTRYKGKFSHYDVNNEMLHGSFYQDRLGKDIRANMFKTANQLDPSATLFVNDYHVEDGRDTRSSPDKYIHHILDLQEQGAPVGGIGIQGHIDSPIGPIVSSSLDKLGILGLPIWFTELDVSSVNEYVRADDLEVMLREAMAHPTVEGIMLWGFWELFMSRDNSHLVNAEGDINEAGKRFLSLKQEWLSHSRGHVDEQGQYNFRGFHGTYDVQVVTPSKKISKTFVLDKGDSPLVVSIDL; encoded by the exons ATGAAGAGGTTCTCTGCCTGCTGCTTCACAAGCAGAATCTCTAAGTTTCACTCCCACTGGAAGCGCAACCATTCTCGGTCTCAG ATCATGGCAGGAATCATCTCTGGCCCAAGTGGGAGCGAGGGTGTTAATATTTTACTTAATCATGACTTCTCTAGTGAGCTGAACTCTTGGCATCTCAATAACTGCACTGGCTATGTAATTTCGGCTGAATCAGGTAATCAAGGGGGAATTTCAATGGAGTCGAATGTTAATTATGTTGTTATCACCGACCGAAAGGAATGTTGGCAAGGTCTTGAGCAAGACATTACCAACAGAATTTCCATTGGTTCCACTTACACGGTTTCGGCTTGTGTGGGAGTTTCTGGGCTTTCTCAGCGATCTAGTGATGTTATAGCTACTCTGAAACTAGAATATCATGATTCAGCTACTAGATACTTGTTCATTGGAAG AACTTCTGTTAATAAGGATAGCTGGGAAAAGTTGGAAGGGACATTCTCATTGTCAACTATGCCTCATAgggttatattttatttggaagGACCTGCTCCTGGAGTTGACCTGCTAATACGATCAGTAGAGATCAACTGTTCCACTCCAAATAATAGT ACCACAAGCACAGGATGTGTTTCAGCTGGAGATGACAACATCATAATTAACCCCCAATTTGATGATGGTCTGAATAACTGGTCTGGAAGAGGCTGCAAGATTATGTTGCATGATTCCATGAATGATGGGAAAATTGTTCCAAAGTCTGGGAAATTCTTTGCATCTGCAACAGAACGCACACAAAGCTGGAATGGAATTCAGCAAGAGATCACTGGACGCGTGCAGCGCAAACTGGCCTATGAGGTCACTGCTTTAGTTAGAATATTTGGAAACAATGTCTCTACTGCTGATGTACGGGCTACTTTGTGGGTCCAAACACCAGATCTTCGAGAGCAGTATATAGGCATTGCAAA GGTGCAGGCAACAGATAAAGATTGGGTTACAATGCAGGGAAAATTCCTTCTAAATGGTTCTCCATCGAAAGTGGTCCTTTATTTAGAGGGCCCCCCTCCAGGCACTGACATTCTTCTCAATAATTTGATCTTAAAGCATGCAGCTAAAACACCTCCTTCAACCCCACCGGATTTAAAG aATATTGCTTTTGGGGTTAATATAATTGAGAACAGCAATCTGGCTGATAGCACAAATGGATGGTTTCCCCTTGGCAATTGCACTTTAAGTGTTAAAACTGGTTCACCACACATAATTCCACCAATGGCAAGAGATTCTCTTGGTTCTCATGAGTTCCTAAGCGGGCGATACATCCTTGTAACTAATCGAACGCAAACATGGATGGGTCCTGCTCAAACTATCACTGATAAAGTTAAACTCTTTGTGACTTATCAAGTGTCTGCTTGGGTCCGGATTGGCTCAGGATCATCCGGGCCTCAGAATGTGAATGTTGCCCTTGGTGTTGACAACCAGTGGGTCAATGGAGGACAAACTCAGGTTTCGGATGACATGTGGCATGAAATTGGAGGGTCCTTTAGAATTGAAAAGCAGCCATCAAAGGTTATGGTTTATGTCCAAGGTCCTGCTTCTGGTGTGGACTTAATGGTTGCTGGACTTCAAATTTTTCCTGTGGATAGACACACAAGATTTAGATATTTAAAGATCCAAACTGATAAG ATTCGTAAACGTGATGTTATCCTGAAATTCTCTGGACTGGACTCTGGCAGCTATGCTAACACCTCGGTAAAAGTTATACAAACACAGAATGATTTCCCAATTGGAACATGCATCAGTAGAATGAACATTGACAATGAGGACTTTGTTAACTTCGTTGTGAAGCATTTTAACTGGGCTGTGTTTGAAAATGAGTTGAAGTGGTATTGGACTGAGCCACAACAAGGAAATTTCAATTACAAAGATGCTGATAATCTGCTAAGCTTGTGTCAGAAGCACAAGATACAAACTCGCGGTCATTGTATCTTCTGGGAAGTGGATGAAACTGTTCAGCAGTGGATCAAGTCACTGAACAAAAACGATTTGATGACGGCTGTCCAAAACCGCCTAAACGGCCTGCTGACTCGCTACAAGGGCAAGTTCAGTCACTATGATGTTAACAATGAAATGCTGCATGGTTCATTTTACCAAGACAGGCTAGGCAAGGATATAAGGGCAAACATGTTCAAGACTGCAAACCAACTAGACCCTTCTGCCACACTCTTTGTGAATGATTACCACGTTGAAGATGGACGTGACACCAGATCGAGTCCAGATAAGTACATCCATCACATTCTTGATTTGCAAGAGCAAGGTGCCCCAGTTGGGGGAATTGGAATTCAAGGCCACATAGATAGTCCAATAGGGCCTATTGTTAGTTCTTCCCTTGACAAGTTGGGTATTCTTGGTCTACCTATATGGTTCACTGAGCTTGATGTGTCTTCCGTCAATGAATATGTTAGAGCAGATGATCTTGAAGTTATGCTACGCGAAGCCATGGCTCATCCTACGGTGGAAGGCATAATGCTGTGGGGAttttgggagttgtttatgaGTAGGGACAATTCACACTTGGTGAATGCAGAAGGTGACATCAATGAGGCTGGGAAAAGGTTCTTATCTCTTAAACAAGAGTGGCTTTCTCATAGCCGTGGCCATGTTGATGAGCAAGGTCAATACAACTTCAGAGGCTTTCATGGAACATATGATGTGCAAGTTGTGACCCCATCAAAGAAAATTTCTAAGACATTTGTGCTTGACAAAGGTGACTCGCCACTAGTGGTATCCATTGATTTATAA
- the LOC114384853 gene encoding endo-1,4-beta-xylanase 1-like isoform X2: MAGIISGPSGSEGVNILLNHDFSSELNSWHLNNCTGYVISAESGNQGGISMESNVNYVVITDRKECWQGLEQDITNRISIGSTYTVSACVGVSGLSQRSSDVIATLKLEYHDSATRYLFIGRTSVNKDSWEKLEGTFSLSTMPHRVIFYLEGPAPGVDLLIRSVEINCSTPNNSTTSTGCVSAGDDNIIINPQFDDGLNNWSGRGCKIMLHDSMNDGKIVPKSGKFFASATERTQSWNGIQQEITGRVQRKLAYEVTALVRIFGNNVSTADVRATLWVQTPDLREQYIGIAKVQATDKDWVTMQGKFLLNGSPSKVVLYLEGPPPGTDILLNNLILKHAAKTPPSTPPDLKNIAFGVNIIENSNLADSTNGWFPLGNCTLSVKTGSPHIIPPMARDSLGSHEFLSGRYILVTNRTQTWMGPAQTITDKVKLFVTYQVSAWVRIGSGSSGPQNVNVALGVDNQWVNGGQTQVSDDMWHEIGGSFRIEKQPSKVMVYVQGPASGVDLMVAGLQIFPVDRHTRFRYLKIQTDKIRKRDVILKFSGLDSGSYANTSVKVIQTQNDFPIGTCISRMNIDNEDFVNFVVKHFNWAVFENELKWYWTEPQQGNFNYKDADNLLSLCQKHKIQTRGHCIFWEVDETVQQWIKSLNKNDLMTAVQNRLNGLLTRYKGKFSHYDVNNEMLHGSFYQDRLGKDIRANMFKTANQLDPSATLFVNDYHVEDGRDTRSSPDKYIHHILDLQEQGAPVGGIGIQGHIDSPIGPIVSSSLDKLGILGLPIWFTELDVSSVNEYVRADDLEVMLREAMAHPTVEGIMLWGFWELFMSRDNSHLVNAEGDINEAGKRFLSLKQEWLSHSRGHVDEQGQYNFRGFHGTYDVQVVTPSKKISKTFVLDKGDSPLVVSIDL; this comes from the exons ATGGCAGGAATCATCTCTGGCCCAAGTGGGAGCGAGGGTGTTAATATTTTACTTAATCATGACTTCTCTAGTGAGCTGAACTCTTGGCATCTCAATAACTGCACTGGCTATGTAATTTCGGCTGAATCAGGTAATCAAGGGGGAATTTCAATGGAGTCGAATGTTAATTATGTTGTTATCACCGACCGAAAGGAATGTTGGCAAGGTCTTGAGCAAGACATTACCAACAGAATTTCCATTGGTTCCACTTACACGGTTTCGGCTTGTGTGGGAGTTTCTGGGCTTTCTCAGCGATCTAGTGATGTTATAGCTACTCTGAAACTAGAATATCATGATTCAGCTACTAGATACTTGTTCATTGGAAG AACTTCTGTTAATAAGGATAGCTGGGAAAAGTTGGAAGGGACATTCTCATTGTCAACTATGCCTCATAgggttatattttatttggaagGACCTGCTCCTGGAGTTGACCTGCTAATACGATCAGTAGAGATCAACTGTTCCACTCCAAATAATAGT ACCACAAGCACAGGATGTGTTTCAGCTGGAGATGACAACATCATAATTAACCCCCAATTTGATGATGGTCTGAATAACTGGTCTGGAAGAGGCTGCAAGATTATGTTGCATGATTCCATGAATGATGGGAAAATTGTTCCAAAGTCTGGGAAATTCTTTGCATCTGCAACAGAACGCACACAAAGCTGGAATGGAATTCAGCAAGAGATCACTGGACGCGTGCAGCGCAAACTGGCCTATGAGGTCACTGCTTTAGTTAGAATATTTGGAAACAATGTCTCTACTGCTGATGTACGGGCTACTTTGTGGGTCCAAACACCAGATCTTCGAGAGCAGTATATAGGCATTGCAAA GGTGCAGGCAACAGATAAAGATTGGGTTACAATGCAGGGAAAATTCCTTCTAAATGGTTCTCCATCGAAAGTGGTCCTTTATTTAGAGGGCCCCCCTCCAGGCACTGACATTCTTCTCAATAATTTGATCTTAAAGCATGCAGCTAAAACACCTCCTTCAACCCCACCGGATTTAAAG aATATTGCTTTTGGGGTTAATATAATTGAGAACAGCAATCTGGCTGATAGCACAAATGGATGGTTTCCCCTTGGCAATTGCACTTTAAGTGTTAAAACTGGTTCACCACACATAATTCCACCAATGGCAAGAGATTCTCTTGGTTCTCATGAGTTCCTAAGCGGGCGATACATCCTTGTAACTAATCGAACGCAAACATGGATGGGTCCTGCTCAAACTATCACTGATAAAGTTAAACTCTTTGTGACTTATCAAGTGTCTGCTTGGGTCCGGATTGGCTCAGGATCATCCGGGCCTCAGAATGTGAATGTTGCCCTTGGTGTTGACAACCAGTGGGTCAATGGAGGACAAACTCAGGTTTCGGATGACATGTGGCATGAAATTGGAGGGTCCTTTAGAATTGAAAAGCAGCCATCAAAGGTTATGGTTTATGTCCAAGGTCCTGCTTCTGGTGTGGACTTAATGGTTGCTGGACTTCAAATTTTTCCTGTGGATAGACACACAAGATTTAGATATTTAAAGATCCAAACTGATAAG ATTCGTAAACGTGATGTTATCCTGAAATTCTCTGGACTGGACTCTGGCAGCTATGCTAACACCTCGGTAAAAGTTATACAAACACAGAATGATTTCCCAATTGGAACATGCATCAGTAGAATGAACATTGACAATGAGGACTTTGTTAACTTCGTTGTGAAGCATTTTAACTGGGCTGTGTTTGAAAATGAGTTGAAGTGGTATTGGACTGAGCCACAACAAGGAAATTTCAATTACAAAGATGCTGATAATCTGCTAAGCTTGTGTCAGAAGCACAAGATACAAACTCGCGGTCATTGTATCTTCTGGGAAGTGGATGAAACTGTTCAGCAGTGGATCAAGTCACTGAACAAAAACGATTTGATGACGGCTGTCCAAAACCGCCTAAACGGCCTGCTGACTCGCTACAAGGGCAAGTTCAGTCACTATGATGTTAACAATGAAATGCTGCATGGTTCATTTTACCAAGACAGGCTAGGCAAGGATATAAGGGCAAACATGTTCAAGACTGCAAACCAACTAGACCCTTCTGCCACACTCTTTGTGAATGATTACCACGTTGAAGATGGACGTGACACCAGATCGAGTCCAGATAAGTACATCCATCACATTCTTGATTTGCAAGAGCAAGGTGCCCCAGTTGGGGGAATTGGAATTCAAGGCCACATAGATAGTCCAATAGGGCCTATTGTTAGTTCTTCCCTTGACAAGTTGGGTATTCTTGGTCTACCTATATGGTTCACTGAGCTTGATGTGTCTTCCGTCAATGAATATGTTAGAGCAGATGATCTTGAAGTTATGCTACGCGAAGCCATGGCTCATCCTACGGTGGAAGGCATAATGCTGTGGGGAttttgggagttgtttatgaGTAGGGACAATTCACACTTGGTGAATGCAGAAGGTGACATCAATGAGGCTGGGAAAAGGTTCTTATCTCTTAAACAAGAGTGGCTTTCTCATAGCCGTGGCCATGTTGATGAGCAAGGTCAATACAACTTCAGAGGCTTTCATGGAACATATGATGTGCAAGTTGTGACCCCATCAAAGAAAATTTCTAAGACATTTGTGCTTGACAAAGGTGACTCGCCACTAGTGGTATCCATTGATTTATAA
- the LOC114383715 gene encoding transcription factor RAX2-like has protein sequence MGRAPCCDKANVKRGPWSPEEDATLKNYVETHGTGGNWIALPKKAGLRRCGKSCRLRWLNYLRPDIKHGGFTEEEDNIICTLYAEMGSRWSAIASKLPGRTDNDVKNYWNTKLKKKIMAGKVTLKTLTDNDTLPSISTPSLTNNQNVKTSQNSPFPSSQNQNSPPLDANNTFSISEKSIISFDQTHHGLYSPQVMDVVSQIGANSRIPNYNNNNNPVVSLSQEGSSSISDSSSIAMNNKNVSQPEQHANDDYESMEMLMDFGFGFPYDFANGPNCHYERVGELAPSSYPEWVDFSYADIKPH, from the exons ATGGGAAGAGCTCCTTGTTGTGACAAAGCAAACGTTAAGAGAGGGCCATGGTCTCCAGAAGAAGATGCTACACTCAAAAATTATGTAGAGACTCATGGCACTGGTGGAAATTGGATTGCATTGCCCAAAAAAGCTg GCCTTAGACGGTGTGGCAAGAGTTGCCGGCTACGGTGGCTCAATTATCTGAGGCCAGACATCAAACATGGAGGCTTTACTGAAGAAGAGGACAACATCATTTGTACCCTCTATGCTGAGATGGGAAGCAG ATGGTCTGCCATAGCCTCTAAACTTCCTGGCAGAACCGACAATGATGTGAAAAACTACTGGAACACGAAACTGAAGAAGAAGATCATGGCAGGGAAAGTTACCCTCAAAACATTGACTGACAATGACACGCTTCCTTCAATTTCAACCCCATCACTAACCAACAACCAAAATGTCAAGACTAGTCAAAATTCACCTTTCCCTTCttcacaaaatcaaaattctccACCCTTAGATGCTAATAATACATTCAGCATTAGTGAAAAAAGCATTATTAGTTTTGACCAAACTCATCATGGGTTGTATAGTCCACAAGTCATGGATGTTGTGTCACAAATTGGTGCAAATTCAAGGATTCCCAactacaacaacaataataatccTGTGGTGTCATTGTCTCAAGAAGGTTCAAGCAGCATTTCGGATTCCTCTTCAATTGCAATGAACAACAAGAATGTGTCACAGCCAGAACAACATGCTAATGATGATTATGAATCTATGGAAATGTTGATGGATTTTGGCTTTGGATTTCCCTATGATTTTGCCAATGGTCCTAACTGCCATTATGAGAGAGTTGGTGAATTGGCTCCAAGTTCGTATCCAGAGTGGGTTGATTTTAGCTATGCTGACATTAAGCCACATTGA